From Erigeron canadensis isolate Cc75 chromosome 8, C_canadensis_v1, whole genome shotgun sequence, one genomic window encodes:
- the LOC122578199 gene encoding serine hydroxymethyltransferase 3, chloroplastic has product MNTCSGAIMGSIQQSVWMKESTFLPKGPCVGGVFRQVNLGSLKPCRFSKIEASLVTGRPSSPAVPVTIPEGNGSTFADPELGNIDPEVSEIIYNEKQRQFKSLELIASENFTSRAVMEAVGSCLTNKYSEGLPGKRYYGGNEHIDVLETLCQKRALAAFHLDENEWGVNVQPLSGSPANFEVYTAILKPHDRIMGLDLPHGGHLSHGFMTPKRRVSGTSIYFESMPYRLDESTGLVDYDMLEKTATLFRPKLIIAGASAYPRDFDYPRMRKIADSVGAFLMMDMAHISGLVAASVVANPFEYCDIVTTTTHKSLRGPRGGMIFFKKNPVLGVELESAINNAVFPGLQGGPHNHTIGGLAVCLKHAQSPEFKAYQNQVVSNCRALAKRLVELGYTLVSGGSDNHLVLVDLRPLGLDGARVEKVLDLASITLNKNSVPGDKSALVPGGIRIGAPAMTTRGFTEKDFIFTADLIHEGVQLTREVKQSVNGTKLQDFMKFVASSDFSFSDKVSELRNRVEALTTQFPIPGL; this is encoded by the exons ATGAATACCTGCAGTGGAGCTATCATGGGTTCGATTCAACAGTCTGTATGGATGAAAGAATCTACTTTCCTTCCAAAAGGACCTTGTGTCGGTGGCGTTTTCCGTCAGGTGAATCTCGGGTCACTTAAGCCTTGTAGGTTCTCTAAAATTGAAGCTAGTTTGGTTACTGGAAGGCCATCCTCCCCTGCTGTGCCGGTCACGATTCCTGAAG GTAATGGAAGCACCTTTGCAGACCCAGAATTGGGAAATATTGATCCTGAAGTTAGTGAAATAATATACAATGAAAAGCAACGACAGTTTAAAAGCTTAGAGCTTATTGCATCGGAGAACTTCACATCCCGTGCTGTTATGGAAGCAGTTGGTTCATGCCTTACAAACAAGTATTCTGAAGGACTTCCCGGCAAAAG ATACTATGGTGGAAATGAGCATATTGACGTATTGGAAACACTTTGCCAAAAGAGGGCTCTGGCAGCATTTCATCTGGATGAAAATGAGTGGGGAGTGAATGTTCAACCGTTATCTGGTTCACCTGCTAATTTTGAGGTTTATACGGCTATACTCAAACCTCATGATCGTATAATG GGGCTGGACTTGCCTCATGGAGGACATTTGTCTCATGGATTCATGACTCCTAAACGAAGGGTTTCAGGAACATCTATATATTTCGAATCTATGCCTTACCGTCTTGATGAATCTACAG GCCTAGTTGATTATGACATGCTTGAGAAAACTGCTACCCTATTCCGCCCAAAACTTATAATAGCTGGTGCTAGTGCTTATCCCCGTGATTTTGACTATCCCCGCATGAGAAAG ATTGCAGATTCTGTTGGTGCTTTTCTGATGATGGACATGGCTCATATTAGTGGACTCGTTGCTGCTTCTGTGGTTGCCAATCCTTTTGAATACTGTGATATTGTAACTACTACAACACacaag TCTCTCAGAGGACCCAGGGGCGGTATGATCTTCTTTAAGAAAAATCCTGTTTTGGGAGTCGAATTAGAATCTGCCATCAACAATGCTGTTTTCCCAGGTTTGCAG GGTGGTCCACATAATCATACAATAGGAGGACTAGCAGTTTGCTTGAAGCATGCTCAGTCTCCAGAATTCAAGGCTTACCAAAACCAG GTTGTTTCAAATTGCCGAGCTCTTGCTAAACGACTGGTGGAGCTAGGATACACATTGGTTTCTGGAGGGAGTGATAATCACTTGGTTCTTGTGGATCTCAGACCATTG GGTCTTGATGGAGCCAGGGTTGAAAAAGTTCTAGACCTGGCTTCAATAACCTTGAACAAGAACTCGGTACCAG GGGACAAAAGTGCACTTGTGCCTGGTGGCATACGAATTGGTGCGCCAGCCATGACAACTCGTGGTTTCACCGAAAAAGATTTCATTTTTACGGCTGACTTGATTCACGAAGGGGTGCAGCTGACACGTGAGGTCAAACAGTCTGTCAATGGAACAAAGCTTCAAGATTTCATGAAGTTTGTAGCTTCTTCAGATTTTAGCTTCTCAGATAAAGTTTCAGAGCTAAGAAATAGAGTTGAGGCGTTGACAACCCAGTTTCCGATCCCCGGTTTGTGA
- the LOC122578869 gene encoding polyribonucleotide nucleotidyltransferase 2, mitochondrial isoform X2 — protein MASVAITRKNHLISFLIHRCRRTTTNSRHSFSTSTTGTKILETFREEFEIGSRVISLETGKIARFANGAVVLGIDDTNVLSTVCSAKGDGLRDFLPLTVDYQEKQFAQGVIPGTYMRREGAPKERELLCGRLIDRPIRPLFPAGFYHEVQVMASVLSSDGKQDPDVMAANATSAALMLSDIPWGGPIGMIRVGRINGHLVVNPTMDELNMSDLNLVYACTRDKTLMLDVQAHEISERDLEAAFRFAHPEAVKFIEPQLRLAAKVGKQKKDYKLSLISERTMDKIRNLAEAPIEAIFTDPSYGKFERGEALDKIAQDVKCVLEEEGDEESLKAVSKTVDTVRKQVIRKRIITEGFRLDGRRLDEVRPVYCEAGNLPGLHGSALFSRGDTQVLCTVTLGAPGDAQRLDSIVGPPTKRFMLHYSFPPYCINEVGKRTGLNRREVGHGTLAEKALLAVLPPELDFPYTVRINSEVMGSDGSTSMATVCGGSMALMDAGIPLQDHVAGLSVGLVTEVDSSTGTINEYRILTDILGLEDHLGDMDFKIAGTRNGITAIQLDIKPAGIPLDIICESLGPAYKGRLQILEHMEQEINAARAQDGRNSPRLVTLKYSNDDLRRLIGPLGALKMKIEEETGARMSVSDGTLTILAKNQSVMEKVQEKVDLIIGRAIEVGGVYKGIVTAIKEYGAFVEFNGGQQGLLHISELSHEPVSKISDVVSVGQQLSLMCKEQDNRGNIKLSLKATLPQKSKNVFVAETSSSTSKQMPNSFKPGGKTPNQQDQNNAVNNLLEDEDNSTKSKSSYSSTSPIVIRSAVECDEEEKSAGLGSSLKDNSKAQQSIKSKSAQKPKTIKALSKELELASVSSKKDRNSKPFLLTEKRNNTYTSSEEEEKDGDKRPTETLAHFLNHLGDQESKVEGPIDAKKLKLGTKVTATIIQVRTRGLVLDLGGGINGMYRFECFVQL, from the exons ATGGCTTCAGTGGCGATAACCAGAAAAAACCACTTAATATCTTTTCTGATCCACCGTTGCCGTCGTACAACCACCAACAGCCGCCACAGTTTCTCTACTTCAACTACCGGAACCAAAATCCTCGAAACATTTAGAGAAGAATTCGAAATCGGATCACGCGTCATCTCGTTAGAAACAGGGAAGATTGCTCGGTTCGCAAATGGCGCAGTTGTGTTAGGGATTGATGATACTAATGTGCTTTCAACTGTTTGTTCTGCTAAAGGCGACGGTCTTCGTGATTTCTTACCTCTCACT GTTGATTATCAAGAGAAACAGTTTGCTCAAGGAGTAATTCCAGGTACATATATGAGAAGGGAGGGTGCTCCTAAAGAACGAGAGCTTTTATGTGGGCGTCTCATTGATCGACCTATACGCCCCCTTTTTCCGGCTGGGTTTTACCATGAGGTCCAG GTGATGGCTAGTGTGCTTTCTTCAGATGGGAAACAGGATCCGGATGTAATGGCTGCTAACGCCACTTCTGCTGCTCTTATGCTATCGGATATACCATGGGGTGGTCCTATCGGAATGATACGTGTAGGGAGGATCAACGGGCATCTTGTTGTAAATCCAACCATGGACGAG CTTAATATGAGCGATCTCAACCTTGTTTATGCCTGCACAAGAGATAAGACCTTGATGTTAGATGTCCAAGCACATGAGATTTCTGAAAGAGACCTTGAAGCTGCATTTAGGTTTGCTCACCCCGAG GCAGTTAAGTTCATTGAGCCACAACTGAGACTCGCTGCAAAAGTGGGGAAACAGAAAAAGGATTATAAACTGTCCTTAATTTCTGAAAGAACAATGGACAAGATCCGTAACTTGGCTGAAGCTCCTATCGAAGCAATCTTCACAGATCCTTCCTATGGAAAG TTTGAACGTGGGGAAGCCTTAGATAAAATTGCACAAGATGTGAAATGTGTACTAGAGGAAGAAGGTGATGAAGAAAGCTTAAAAGCTGTATCAAAGACGGTTGATACTGTGAGAAAGCAG gtAATACGCAAAAGGATCATTACTGAAGGGTTTAGGCTTGACGGAAGACGTCTTGATGAGGTTAGACCCGTGTATTGTGAAGCTGGTAACTTGCCTGGATTGCATGGATCAGCCCTTTTTTCACGTGGAGATACCCAG GTTCTTTGTACTGTTACTCTTGGGGCACCTGGGGATGCTCAACGTTTGGATTCTATTGTGGGTCCTCCAACCAAGCGATTTATGCTTCATTATAGTTTTCCACCTTACTGTATAAATGAAGTTGGAAAGCGCACTGGCTTGAACCGCCGTGAAGTTGGACATG GTACCCTTGCCGAGAAAGCTCTTCTTGCTGTATTGCCTCCTGAACTTGACTTTCCATACACCGTCCGTATTAATTCAGAAGTCATGGGGTCTGATGGTTCGACATCGATGGCAACTGTCTGTGGAG GGAGTATGGCTCTAATGGATGCTGGCATCCCTTTACAAGATCATGTTGCAGGTTTGTCAGTTGGTCTCGTTACTGAAGTTGACTCATCAACTGGCACTATCAATGAGTACCGCATATTAACTGATATTTTG GGTCTCGAAGATCATCTTGGGGACATGGATTTTAAAATAGCAGGAACACGAAATGGAATTACAGCAATTCAGTTGGACATAAAGCCTGCTGGAATCCCTCTTGATATCATTTGTGAGTCACTGGGACCTGCATACAAAGGCCGACTCCAAATACTTGAACATATGGAGCAAGAAATAAATGCAGCACGTGCTCAAGATGGAAGAAATTCTCCTCGATTAG TTACTTTAAAATACAGCAATGATGATCTACGCCGCTTGATTGGACCACTTGGTGCCTTAAAGATGAAAATCGAAGAAGAGACAG GTGCTCGTATGTCTGTTAGTGACGGAACACTTACTATACTTGCTAAAAATCAATCTGTAATGGAAAAAGTGCAGGAAAAG GTTGATCTAATAATTGGGCGAGCAATTGAAGTAGGAGGTGTTTACAAAGGCATCGTAACTGCAATAAAAGAGTATGGGGCTTTTGTAGAGTTCAATGGTGGCCAACAAGGCCTCTTACACATTTCCGAATTGTCACATGAACCG GTATCCAAAATTTCAGATGTAGTTTCAGTTGGGCAACAACTTTCTTTAATGTGTAAGGAGCAGGATAACCGTGGTAACATAAAACTCTCTCTAAAAGCCACTTTACCTCAAAAGAGCAAAAACGTTTTTGTGGCTGAAACTTCTTCGAGCACATCAAAACAAATGCCCAATAGTTTCAAACCTGGTGGAAAGACACCAAATCAACAAGATCAGAATAATGCGGTTAACAATTTACTTGAAGACGAAGATAACAGTACTAAGTCAAAATCATCTTATTCCTCAACATCACCTATTGTGATTCGCAGTGCTGTGGAGTGTGACGAGGAGGAAAAGTCAGCAGGTTTAGGCTCAAGTTTGAAAGATAACAGCAAAGCCCAACAGTCTATAAAATCAAAATCTGCTCAAAAGCCCAAAACCATAAAAGCATTAAGCAAAGAGCTTGAGTTAGCCTCCGTTTCATCTAAAAAAGACAGAAATAGCAAACCTTTTCTGCTCACTGAAAAGAGAAATAATACTTATACAAGCTccgaagaagaagaaaaagatgggGATAAACGTCCAACTGAAACCTTAGCACATTTTCTAAACCATTTAGGAGATCAAGAATCCAAAGTTGAGGGTCCAATTGATGCAAAAAAGCTCAAACTTGGAACCAAAGTAACTGCAACGATCATTCAAGTACGTACGCGTGGATTAGTACTAGACTTGGGTGGTGGAATCAATGGGATGTACCGGTTTGAG TGTTTTGTGCAGTTGTAA
- the LOC122578869 gene encoding polyribonucleotide nucleotidyltransferase 2, mitochondrial isoform X1, which produces MASVAITRKNHLISFLIHRCRRTTTNSRHSFSTSTTGTKILETFREEFEIGSRVISLETGKIARFANGAVVLGIDDTNVLSTVCSAKGDGLRDFLPLTVDYQEKQFAQGVIPGTYMRREGAPKERELLCGRLIDRPIRPLFPAGFYHEVQVMASVLSSDGKQDPDVMAANATSAALMLSDIPWGGPIGMIRVGRINGHLVVNPTMDELNMSDLNLVYACTRDKTLMLDVQAHEISERDLEAAFRFAHPEAVKFIEPQLRLAAKVGKQKKDYKLSLISERTMDKIRNLAEAPIEAIFTDPSYGKFERGEALDKIAQDVKCVLEEEGDEESLKAVSKTVDTVRKQVIRKRIITEGFRLDGRRLDEVRPVYCEAGNLPGLHGSALFSRGDTQVLCTVTLGAPGDAQRLDSIVGPPTKRFMLHYSFPPYCINEVGKRTGLNRREVGHGTLAEKALLAVLPPELDFPYTVRINSEVMGSDGSTSMATVCGGSMALMDAGIPLQDHVAGLSVGLVTEVDSSTGTINEYRILTDILGLEDHLGDMDFKIAGTRNGITAIQLDIKPAGIPLDIICESLGPAYKGRLQILEHMEQEINAARAQDGRNSPRLVTLKYSNDDLRRLIGPLGALKMKIEEETGARMSVSDGTLTILAKNQSVMEKVQEKVDLIIGRAIEVGGVYKGIVTAIKEYGAFVEFNGGQQGLLHISELSHEPVSKISDVVSVGQQLSLMCKEQDNRGNIKLSLKATLPQKSKNVFVAETSSSTSKQMPNSFKPGGKTPNQQDQNNAVNNLLEDEDNSTKSKSSYSSTSPIVIRSAVECDEEEKSAGLGSSLKDNSKAQQSIKSKSAQKPKTIKALSKELELASVSSKKDRNSKPFLLTEKRNNTYTSSEEEEKDGDKRPTETLAHFLNHLGDQESKVEGPIDAKKLKLGTKVTATIIQVRTRGLVLDLGGGINGMYRFESGGKREFEVGDEVRVQCTSFTSKGIPVMSIIQDA; this is translated from the exons ATGGCTTCAGTGGCGATAACCAGAAAAAACCACTTAATATCTTTTCTGATCCACCGTTGCCGTCGTACAACCACCAACAGCCGCCACAGTTTCTCTACTTCAACTACCGGAACCAAAATCCTCGAAACATTTAGAGAAGAATTCGAAATCGGATCACGCGTCATCTCGTTAGAAACAGGGAAGATTGCTCGGTTCGCAAATGGCGCAGTTGTGTTAGGGATTGATGATACTAATGTGCTTTCAACTGTTTGTTCTGCTAAAGGCGACGGTCTTCGTGATTTCTTACCTCTCACT GTTGATTATCAAGAGAAACAGTTTGCTCAAGGAGTAATTCCAGGTACATATATGAGAAGGGAGGGTGCTCCTAAAGAACGAGAGCTTTTATGTGGGCGTCTCATTGATCGACCTATACGCCCCCTTTTTCCGGCTGGGTTTTACCATGAGGTCCAG GTGATGGCTAGTGTGCTTTCTTCAGATGGGAAACAGGATCCGGATGTAATGGCTGCTAACGCCACTTCTGCTGCTCTTATGCTATCGGATATACCATGGGGTGGTCCTATCGGAATGATACGTGTAGGGAGGATCAACGGGCATCTTGTTGTAAATCCAACCATGGACGAG CTTAATATGAGCGATCTCAACCTTGTTTATGCCTGCACAAGAGATAAGACCTTGATGTTAGATGTCCAAGCACATGAGATTTCTGAAAGAGACCTTGAAGCTGCATTTAGGTTTGCTCACCCCGAG GCAGTTAAGTTCATTGAGCCACAACTGAGACTCGCTGCAAAAGTGGGGAAACAGAAAAAGGATTATAAACTGTCCTTAATTTCTGAAAGAACAATGGACAAGATCCGTAACTTGGCTGAAGCTCCTATCGAAGCAATCTTCACAGATCCTTCCTATGGAAAG TTTGAACGTGGGGAAGCCTTAGATAAAATTGCACAAGATGTGAAATGTGTACTAGAGGAAGAAGGTGATGAAGAAAGCTTAAAAGCTGTATCAAAGACGGTTGATACTGTGAGAAAGCAG gtAATACGCAAAAGGATCATTACTGAAGGGTTTAGGCTTGACGGAAGACGTCTTGATGAGGTTAGACCCGTGTATTGTGAAGCTGGTAACTTGCCTGGATTGCATGGATCAGCCCTTTTTTCACGTGGAGATACCCAG GTTCTTTGTACTGTTACTCTTGGGGCACCTGGGGATGCTCAACGTTTGGATTCTATTGTGGGTCCTCCAACCAAGCGATTTATGCTTCATTATAGTTTTCCACCTTACTGTATAAATGAAGTTGGAAAGCGCACTGGCTTGAACCGCCGTGAAGTTGGACATG GTACCCTTGCCGAGAAAGCTCTTCTTGCTGTATTGCCTCCTGAACTTGACTTTCCATACACCGTCCGTATTAATTCAGAAGTCATGGGGTCTGATGGTTCGACATCGATGGCAACTGTCTGTGGAG GGAGTATGGCTCTAATGGATGCTGGCATCCCTTTACAAGATCATGTTGCAGGTTTGTCAGTTGGTCTCGTTACTGAAGTTGACTCATCAACTGGCACTATCAATGAGTACCGCATATTAACTGATATTTTG GGTCTCGAAGATCATCTTGGGGACATGGATTTTAAAATAGCAGGAACACGAAATGGAATTACAGCAATTCAGTTGGACATAAAGCCTGCTGGAATCCCTCTTGATATCATTTGTGAGTCACTGGGACCTGCATACAAAGGCCGACTCCAAATACTTGAACATATGGAGCAAGAAATAAATGCAGCACGTGCTCAAGATGGAAGAAATTCTCCTCGATTAG TTACTTTAAAATACAGCAATGATGATCTACGCCGCTTGATTGGACCACTTGGTGCCTTAAAGATGAAAATCGAAGAAGAGACAG GTGCTCGTATGTCTGTTAGTGACGGAACACTTACTATACTTGCTAAAAATCAATCTGTAATGGAAAAAGTGCAGGAAAAG GTTGATCTAATAATTGGGCGAGCAATTGAAGTAGGAGGTGTTTACAAAGGCATCGTAACTGCAATAAAAGAGTATGGGGCTTTTGTAGAGTTCAATGGTGGCCAACAAGGCCTCTTACACATTTCCGAATTGTCACATGAACCG GTATCCAAAATTTCAGATGTAGTTTCAGTTGGGCAACAACTTTCTTTAATGTGTAAGGAGCAGGATAACCGTGGTAACATAAAACTCTCTCTAAAAGCCACTTTACCTCAAAAGAGCAAAAACGTTTTTGTGGCTGAAACTTCTTCGAGCACATCAAAACAAATGCCCAATAGTTTCAAACCTGGTGGAAAGACACCAAATCAACAAGATCAGAATAATGCGGTTAACAATTTACTTGAAGACGAAGATAACAGTACTAAGTCAAAATCATCTTATTCCTCAACATCACCTATTGTGATTCGCAGTGCTGTGGAGTGTGACGAGGAGGAAAAGTCAGCAGGTTTAGGCTCAAGTTTGAAAGATAACAGCAAAGCCCAACAGTCTATAAAATCAAAATCTGCTCAAAAGCCCAAAACCATAAAAGCATTAAGCAAAGAGCTTGAGTTAGCCTCCGTTTCATCTAAAAAAGACAGAAATAGCAAACCTTTTCTGCTCACTGAAAAGAGAAATAATACTTATACAAGCTccgaagaagaagaaaaagatgggGATAAACGTCCAACTGAAACCTTAGCACATTTTCTAAACCATTTAGGAGATCAAGAATCCAAAGTTGAGGGTCCAATTGATGCAAAAAAGCTCAAACTTGGAACCAAAGTAACTGCAACGATCATTCAAGTACGTACGCGTGGATTAGTACTAGACTTGGGTGGTGGAATCAATGGGATGTACCGGTTTGAG AGTGGTGGCAAAAGGGAGTTTGAAGTTGGCGATGAGGTCCGCGTacaatgtacaagttttacCAGCAAAGGCATACCTGTAATGTCTATTATTCAGGATGCTTAG